From Stenotrophomonas nitritireducens, the proteins below share one genomic window:
- the recG gene encoding ATP-dependent DNA helicase RecG, with protein MSARRDLATLDLSTEPLSHLAGVGPRVAAKLEARGLSTLQDLWLHLPLRYEDRTTLLPIRALKAGMAAQVEGRVEAVERGFRYRPVLRVAISDDSGATLVLRFFHFRAAQVAQFAVGRRLRAYGTPRAGQLGLEIVHPSYHMLGDGEDALLGELLDPVYPAVEGIGPASLRKLIGQALDRLPAAAALELLPPAFLAGMGLPSLRDALLTMHRPPADADIAALGAGTHPAQRRLAMEELLAHHLSLRRQRIALQQHRAPSLRGRDGLVKALRESLPFHLTGAQQRVFDEIRKDLARAHPMLRLVQGDVGSGKTVVAALAAMLAVERGKQVALAAPTELLAEQHLNNLRSWLEPLDVRVAWLAGKVTGKARAKVLDDVASGHAQVVVGTHALMQETVVFNDLALAIVDEQHRFGVHQRLALRDKGATAGVVPHQLVMTATPIPRTLAMAAYSDLDVSAIDELPPGRTPVQTIAISAERRPELVERIRVACQQGRQVYWVCTLIEESEEDAGPGNARMDAQAAQTTFETLSAQLPELRIGLVHGRMKAAEKQAAMRAFKQAETDLLVATTVIEVGVDVPNASLMIIENAERLGLAQLHQLRGRVGRGATASSCVLMYQAPLSAMARERLETMRLTNDGFLIAEKDLELRGPGELLGTRQTGLAAFRVADLARDAGLLPTVHDLAERLLNDAPDLADRIVRRWIGGAVRYASA; from the coding sequence ATGTCTGCACGCCGTGACCTCGCCACCCTCGATCTATCCACCGAACCACTGAGCCATCTGGCCGGGGTTGGGCCACGGGTGGCAGCCAAGCTGGAAGCGCGGGGCCTGAGCACCTTGCAGGACCTGTGGTTGCACCTGCCGCTGCGTTACGAAGACCGCACCACGTTGCTGCCGATCCGCGCGCTGAAAGCAGGCATGGCCGCGCAGGTGGAGGGCAGGGTGGAGGCCGTGGAACGGGGCTTCCGTTACCGGCCGGTGCTGCGGGTGGCGATCAGCGACGATTCCGGCGCCACCCTGGTGCTGCGTTTCTTTCATTTTCGCGCCGCACAGGTAGCGCAATTCGCCGTCGGCCGGCGCCTGCGCGCCTATGGCACGCCGCGCGCGGGGCAGCTGGGTCTGGAGATCGTGCATCCCAGTTATCACATGCTCGGTGATGGCGAAGATGCGCTGCTGGGTGAACTGCTGGACCCGGTGTACCCGGCGGTGGAGGGGATTGGCCCGGCCAGCCTGCGCAAGCTGATCGGGCAGGCATTGGACCGCCTGCCGGCTGCCGCCGCGCTGGAATTGTTGCCGCCGGCCTTCCTTGCCGGCATGGGCCTGCCGTCGCTGCGCGATGCTTTGCTGACCATGCACCGGCCGCCGGCCGATGCGGATATCGCTGCCTTGGGCGCGGGCACGCATCCGGCTCAAAGGCGGCTGGCGATGGAAGAACTGCTGGCCCATCACCTGAGCCTGCGCCGGCAACGCATCGCGTTGCAGCAGCATCGCGCACCTTCATTGCGCGGCCGCGATGGCCTGGTCAAGGCCTTGCGCGAGTCGCTGCCATTCCACCTGACCGGCGCGCAGCAGCGCGTGTTCGATGAGATCCGCAAGGACCTGGCGCGCGCGCATCCCATGCTGCGGCTGGTGCAGGGCGACGTGGGCTCCGGCAAGACCGTGGTCGCGGCGCTGGCGGCGATGCTGGCCGTGGAGCGCGGCAAGCAGGTGGCCCTGGCCGCGCCGACCGAACTGCTGGCCGAGCAGCATCTGAACAATCTGCGCAGCTGGCTGGAACCCTTGGACGTGCGCGTTGCGTGGCTGGCCGGCAAGGTTACCGGCAAGGCCCGTGCCAAGGTGCTGGACGACGTGGCCAGTGGCCATGCGCAGGTGGTGGTGGGCACACACGCGCTGATGCAGGAAACCGTGGTGTTCAACGATCTTGCCCTGGCCATCGTCGATGAGCAGCACCGCTTCGGCGTACACCAGCGGCTGGCATTGCGTGACAAGGGGGCAACGGCCGGGGTGGTGCCGCATCAGCTGGTGATGACCGCCACGCCCATCCCGCGCACCTTGGCGATGGCGGCGTATTCGGATCTGGATGTATCAGCCATCGACGAACTGCCGCCCGGGCGTACGCCGGTGCAGACCATCGCCATCAGCGCCGAGCGCCGCCCGGAACTGGTCGAACGCATCCGCGTGGCCTGCCAGCAGGGCCGGCAGGTGTATTGGGTATGCACGCTGATCGAGGAAAGTGAGGAAGATGCGGGGCCCGGCAATGCGCGCATGGATGCGCAGGCTGCGCAGACTACCTTTGAGACATTGTCGGCGCAGTTGCCGGAGCTGCGCATCGGGCTGGTGCATGGGCGCATGAAGGCTGCCGAAAAGCAGGCGGCGATGCGCGCATTCAAACAGGCCGAAACCGATCTGCTGGTCGCTACCACGGTGATTGAAGTGGGCGTGGATGTGCCCAACGCCTCGTTGATGATCATCGAGAACGCCGAGCGCCTCGGCCTGGCCCAGCTGCATCAGCTGCGCGGCCGGGTTGGCCGTGGTGCCACTGCCTCCAGCTGTGTGTTGATGTATCAGGCGCCGCTGTCGGCGATGGCGCGTGAGCGGCTGGAGACCATGCGGCTCACCAATGATGGCTTCCTCATCGCGGAAAAGGATCTGGAACTGCGCGGTCCCGGCGAACTGCTCGGCACCCGGCAGACCGGACTGGCGGCATTCCGGGTCGCCGATCTGGCGCGTGATGCGGGCCTGTTGCCGACCGTGCACGATCTGGCCGAACGTCTGCTCAACGATGCGCCGGATCTGGCCGACCGGATCGTGCGCCGCTGGATCGGTGGCGCGGTGCGCTACGCATCGGCCTGA
- a CDS encoding TonB-dependent receptor, giving the protein MKQRNLVVGLQRAMAGLMVLGATAPAMAQSATEDAATTLDRITVTAQSRQQEIQDVPIALQVVDQNLLNDVAAENLGDIDSLVPGLVISAVQPTQPSFKLRGVETDDFGIGTDPAVGIFVDGVYGGRGGGVLLPFVDVERIEVLKGPQGTLFGRNTAAGAISLITRRPQSETEARATVRVGNYGKKYADAMWNIPTGDNSALRFNALINTSDGWFQDGATGKDLGGENVWATRAAWQTRFGDNTTAYVSWDHESLDQNGRVTTGIVPLPAYPQRPPVPVDPDDYLDPRKIKTYSDADNAEWRTFDGVSLIVDHALSWGNFTSTSSWRQYDSTNHTEEDGTNRFDLYVDSKNTENNETFYQEFKFSGSNERFDWVAGASYFNEDARQTSEVNTNTEAVDNIIRNMGVAYQLGIPDGSLFNFTSMLAQMNGIPISLVGEKWNERFNNTLDTTSYAAFGDVIWKATDRLNLTFGLRYTRDEKDFSWLNTPRNAPGLEAKLGTLEAVGFFQALALMGIPITRELLTFDMAFIDPPAMANKGKLVRDKKSWSDWSPRFVVDYHLNDDTMVFGSLAKGYKAGGFNALQIGPAFENEDVWNLEIGLKQSFDRFSYNVSVFHYQYDNRQAIRLIDPDPNNPVDIPVYVFDTSDLEATGVDFDMRWKVTDGLTLDAAAEWIDSKYKNYVTPEGVDLDGAPTGEPRFSASAGAVYLADLGGNGQLRFSLRHAYRGATRCNAGSDLQGDCGISKVLNIGESQQRTDVRVGWTSPLKHWNWAVYANNVFDKQYVRGLNTYGHDPLGVVGATITDPRTYGLEMTVKF; this is encoded by the coding sequence GTGAAGCAACGGAATCTGGTAGTCGGTTTGCAGCGGGCCATGGCCGGGCTGATGGTGTTGGGGGCAACGGCCCCGGCAATGGCCCAGTCGGCGACGGAGGATGCTGCCACCACGCTTGACCGCATCACCGTCACCGCGCAGAGCCGGCAGCAGGAAATACAGGATGTGCCGATCGCCCTGCAGGTGGTCGATCAGAACCTGCTCAATGACGTGGCGGCGGAGAACCTGGGCGACATCGACAGCCTGGTGCCGGGCCTGGTGATCAGTGCGGTGCAGCCGACCCAACCCTCGTTCAAGCTGCGTGGTGTTGAAACCGATGATTTCGGCATTGGTACCGATCCGGCGGTGGGCATCTTCGTCGATGGCGTCTACGGCGGGCGCGGTGGTGGCGTGCTGCTGCCGTTCGTCGATGTGGAACGCATCGAGGTGCTGAAGGGCCCGCAGGGTACCTTGTTCGGCCGCAATACCGCAGCCGGCGCGATCTCGCTGATCACCCGCCGGCCGCAATCCGAAACCGAAGCGCGCGCCACGGTACGCGTGGGCAACTACGGCAAGAAATACGCCGATGCGATGTGGAACATTCCCACCGGCGACAATTCCGCGCTGCGCTTCAATGCGCTGATCAACACCAGTGACGGCTGGTTCCAGGACGGTGCCACCGGCAAGGACCTGGGCGGCGAGAATGTCTGGGCCACGCGTGCGGCCTGGCAGACCCGCTTCGGCGACAACACCACCGCCTATGTGAGCTGGGACCATGAAAGCCTGGACCAGAACGGCCGTGTCACCACCGGCATCGTGCCGTTGCCGGCGTATCCGCAGCGGCCGCCGGTGCCGGTGGACCCGGACGACTATCTCGACCCGCGCAAGATCAAGACCTATAGCGATGCCGACAACGCCGAATGGCGCACCTTCGATGGCGTCAGCCTGATCGTCGATCATGCCTTGTCGTGGGGCAACTTCACCTCCACCAGTTCCTGGCGCCAGTACGACTCCACCAACCACACCGAGGAAGACGGTACCAATCGCTTCGACCTGTACGTGGACTCGAAGAACACCGAGAACAATGAAACCTTCTACCAGGAGTTCAAGTTCTCCGGCAGCAACGAGCGCTTCGACTGGGTGGCCGGCGCCAGCTACTTCAACGAGGACGCGCGCCAGACCAGCGAGGTCAATACCAACACCGAGGCGGTGGACAACATCATCCGCAACATGGGTGTGGCGTATCAGCTGGGCATACCCGATGGCAGCCTGTTCAACTTCACCTCGATGCTGGCACAGATGAACGGCATTCCGATTTCGCTGGTTGGCGAAAAGTGGAACGAACGCTTCAACAACACGCTGGACACCACGTCCTACGCCGCCTTCGGCGACGTCATCTGGAAGGCCACCGATCGCCTCAACCTGACCTTCGGCCTGCGTTACACCCGCGACGAGAAGGACTTCAGCTGGCTCAATACGCCACGCAACGCGCCGGGGCTGGAGGCCAAGCTGGGCACGCTGGAGGCAGTGGGCTTCTTCCAGGCGCTGGCGCTGATGGGTATCCCGATCACCCGTGAACTGTTGACCTTCGACATGGCCTTCATCGATCCGCCGGCCATGGCCAACAAGGGCAAGCTGGTGCGGGACAAGAAGAGCTGGAGCGACTGGAGCCCGCGCTTCGTCGTCGACTACCACCTCAACGACGACACCATGGTGTTCGGCTCGCTGGCCAAGGGCTACAAGGCCGGCGGTTTCAACGCGCTGCAGATCGGCCCGGCGTTCGAGAACGAGGACGTGTGGAACCTGGAAATCGGCCTGAAGCAGAGCTTCGACCGCTTCTCCTACAACGTGTCCGTGTTCCATTACCAGTACGACAACCGCCAGGCGATCCGCCTGATCGACCCGGACCCCAACAATCCGGTCGATATCCCCGTCTATGTGTTCGACACCAGCGACCTGGAGGCCACCGGCGTGGACTTCGACATGCGCTGGAAGGTCACCGACGGCCTCACCCTGGATGCGGCGGCGGAATGGATAGATTCCAAGTACAAGAACTACGTGACGCCGGAAGGCGTTGACCTGGACGGGGCACCGACCGGCGAACCGCGCTTCAGCGCATCGGCCGGCGCGGTATACCTCGCTGATCTGGGCGGCAACGGTCAGCTGCGCTTCTCGCTGCGTCATGCCTACCGTGGCGCCACCCGCTGCAATGCAGGCTCCGACCTGCAGGGGGATTGCGGCATCAGCAAGGTGCTCAACATCGGTGAATCACAGCAGCGCACCGATGTACGCGTGGGCTGGACCTCACCGCTGAAGCATTGGAACTGGGCGGTGTACGCCAACAACGTATTCGACAAGCAGTACGTGCGCGGCCTGAACACCTATGGCCACGACCCACTGGGCGTAGTCGGCGCAACCATCACCGACCCGCGCACCTACGGGCTGGAGATGACCGTGAAGTTCTAA